In a genomic window of Rhodothermales bacterium:
- a CDS encoding amidohydrolase family protein — protein MTPTRHAFAFLLFLVLPAGAQDMSFEEYEPRSTLVVPEHPVTRAKFPFIDIHAHQNRASEMNAGQAGELIEAMDALNMAVMVNLSGGSGDRLKHAIANLEGRHPGRFAHFANINFDAIDDPDFGVKAAAQLEADVRAGARGLKIFKNLGMFVKYANGERVKTDDPRLDPIWAKCGELGIPVLIHVGEPAPFYEPQDQFNERWLELKEFPNRKRPPEEFPTWEVQMAEQHNVFRKHPGTTFINAHLGWMGNDLDRLGRLMDELPNMVTELGAVIAELGRQPRHAREFLIKYQDRVLMGKDSWAPEEYHVYFRVFETADEYFPYYRKRHAFWSMYGLDLPDETLRHIYYKNALRIVPGLDASLFPAE, from the coding sequence ATGACGCCGACTCGCCACGCTTTCGCCTTCCTCCTATTCCTCGTCCTCCCCGCCGGCGCGCAGGACATGTCCTTCGAGGAATACGAGCCCCGCTCGACGCTCGTCGTCCCCGAACACCCCGTCACCCGAGCGAAATTTCCCTTTATCGACATCCACGCGCACCAGAACCGGGCATCGGAGATGAACGCCGGCCAGGCGGGCGAACTGATCGAGGCCATGGACGCGTTGAACATGGCCGTGATGGTCAACCTGAGCGGCGGCAGTGGGGATCGGCTTAAACATGCGATCGCCAACCTGGAAGGCCGGCACCCGGGCCGCTTTGCGCACTTCGCGAACATCAACTTCGACGCCATCGACGACCCGGACTTTGGCGTCAAGGCGGCCGCCCAGCTCGAGGCGGACGTCCGCGCCGGCGCCCGAGGGCTTAAGATCTTCAAGAACCTGGGGATGTTTGTCAAATACGCCAACGGCGAGCGGGTGAAAACCGACGACCCGCGGCTCGATCCCATCTGGGCGAAGTGTGGCGAGCTGGGCATCCCGGTGCTGATCCATGTCGGCGAGCCGGCGCCGTTTTACGAACCTCAGGACCAGTTCAACGAACGCTGGCTGGAGCTCAAGGAATTCCCGAACCGCAAACGTCCGCCGGAGGAGTTTCCGACCTGGGAAGTCCAGATGGCCGAGCAACACAACGTCTTTCGCAAACACCCCGGCACGACCTTCATCAACGCGCATCTCGGGTGGATGGGGAACGACCTGGACCGCCTCGGCCGGCTGATGGATGAGCTTCCCAACATGGTCACCGAACTCGGCGCCGTGATCGCGGAACTGGGCCGGCAACCGCGCCACGCCCGGGAATTCCTCATCAAATACCAGGACCGCGTCCTCATGGGCAAGGACTCCTGGGCGCCGGAAGAGTACCACGTCTACTTCCGGGTCTTCGAGACGGCCGACGAATACTTCCCCTACTACCGCAAACGCCACGCGTTCTGGTCGATGTACGGGCTGGATTTGCCCGACGAAACGCTGCGCCACATCTACTACAAAAACGCCCTCCGCATCGTCCCGGGGTTGGATGCGTCGCTGTTTCCCGCGGAGTGA